The Pecten maximus chromosome 14, xPecMax1.1, whole genome shotgun sequence genome includes a region encoding these proteins:
- the LOC117341806 gene encoding neuronal acetylcholine receptor subunit alpha-6-like: MYLCNSLILYVCFICYARSNDYIFSPNISYESVIELQDLLLKNYSKDFRPIKRQAEAIVIEVYWELSSINGFNEVAGELVTSSRFINVWKNELMQWNMSVYYTSYIILNSENIWNPVLALDNPTGDDNMKNEYKEGTIRCTAVGDNFLTVAVQTSTSCQPDMRLYPYDRHNCTLKIYSPDYFIGEMKLIPSVNTDMAKLEQDSQWEITEIYAYNDDTEMYSRSAFGIVLKRKPQFIIINLLTPIVLLCFLNLAVYILPPQSGERVSFSVTMFLSFSVYMTLISEKMPVTNPVSIFTQYLVCNVGYSAFILFTTVVGLRFHLVQEDGEMMPSCVSKFVRFVSWCCSPTVKSQYDIDKDGTMTVAVSGNDFMPPVISMTKGDSAKDKTDGNMLKKDFGKIIDRLCLIVLLSTLVIGNITFVMYIALS, translated from the coding sequence ATGTATCTCTGTAACAGTCTTATtctgtatgtatgttttatatgttatgcCCGTAGTAATGACTATATATTCTCGCCAAATATTTCCTATGAATCTGTTATCGAACTTCAAGATTTGTTACTCAAAAATTACAGCAAAGATTTCCGACCCATAAAAAGGCAAGCAGAGGCGATTGTGATCGAGGTATACTGGGAGCTAAGCTCCATCAACGGCTTCAACGAAGTGGCAGGAGAACTCGTGACTAGTTCCAGATTCATAAATGTATGGAAGAATGAATTGATGCAATGGAATATGTCAGTGTACTACACATCTTATATAATTCTGAACAGTGAAAACATATGGAATCCGGTTCTTGCTTTGGATAACCCGACTGGCGATGATAATATGAAGAACGAATATAAGGAAGGAACTATTCGCTGTACTGCAGTTGGTGATAATTTCTTAACTGTTGCTGTACAGACAAGTACGAGTTGCCAACCTGACATGCGATTATATCCATATGATCGTCATAACTGTACTCTCAAAATATACTCACCTGACTACTTCATAGGAGAAATGAAGCTGATTCCCTCAGTTAACACCGATATGGCAAAATTAGAGCAAGACTCTCAATGGgaaattacagaaatatatgCCTACAATGATGACACTGAAATGTATAGCCGGTCTGCCTTTGGAATTGTTCTCAAAAGAAAACCTCAATTTATCATCATTAATCTATTGACACCGATTGTCCTGCTATGTTTCCTCAACCTAGCTGTATACATTCTTCCTCCACAGTCCGGAGAGAGAGTGTCGTTCTCTGTCACCATGTTTCTCTCGTTTTCGGTCTACATGACACTTATATCGGAGAAGATGCCTGTAACCAACCCGGTGTCAATCTTCACTCAGTATCTCGTATGTAATGTAGGATATAGTGCCTTTATTCTCTTCACGACTGTAGTTGGACTGAGATTTCATTTAGTACAGGAGGACGGAGAAATGATGCCTAGTTGTGTCTCAAAATTTGTGAGATTTGTATCGTGGTGTTGTTCCCCTACTGTGAAATCGCAGTATGATATCGACAAAGATGGCACAATGACAGTCGCTGTAAGTGGAAATGATTTTATGCCTCCCGTAATATCCATGACCAAGGGCGATTCTGCTAAAGACAAGACAGATGGTAACATGCTGAAAAAAGACTTTGGCAAAATTATAGACAGACTTTGCCTGATAGTCTTATTGTCAACGCTCGTAATAGGCAATATTACCTTTGTGATGTATATTGCTTTATCGTAA